Proteins from a single region of Shinella zoogloeoides:
- a CDS encoding IS256 family transposase: MTDDRLALSELAAKSGDSDFLRTIAESVLQLIMEADVDGLIGAGRYERGDSRQTWRNGYRDRSLDTRLGTLNLKIPKMRQGAYFPGFLEPRKMVEKALVAVIQEAWINGVSTRKVDELVQAMGMTGISKSSVSKLCKDIDERVNAFLKRPLSGDWPYLWLDATYLKVREGGRIVSVAAIIAVAVNTDGKREIVGLHIGPSEAEPFWTSFLRDLVRRGLTGVKLVISDAHEGLKAAITRILSATWQRCRVHATRNALAYVPKGQHTMVAAAIRQAFIQPDHDNAVQTWRHVADQLRARWPKLGTFMDNAEADVLAYMAFPAQHRTKLHSTNPLERLNKEVKRRADVVGIFPNEDSIVRLIGAVLLEANDEWQLLSRYMQVEAMAELNPPTIEEETTLQITPRAA, translated from the coding sequence ATGACCGACGACAGATTAGCTCTTTCCGAGCTTGCCGCGAAGAGTGGCGATAGCGATTTTCTGCGCACGATTGCCGAAAGCGTGCTGCAACTGATCATGGAAGCCGATGTTGATGGCCTGATCGGCGCTGGGCGCTATGAACGTGGCGACAGCCGCCAGACATGGCGCAACGGCTACCGCGACCGCTCGCTCGACACCCGGCTCGGCACGCTGAACCTGAAGATACCGAAGATGCGACAGGGAGCCTACTTTCCCGGCTTTCTGGAGCCGAGGAAGATGGTGGAGAAGGCGCTGGTGGCCGTGATCCAGGAGGCGTGGATCAACGGCGTCTCGACGCGCAAGGTCGATGAGCTGGTGCAGGCCATGGGCATGACCGGCATCTCCAAATCCTCCGTCTCCAAGCTGTGCAAGGATATCGACGAGCGGGTGAACGCCTTCCTCAAGCGCCCCCTTTCCGGTGACTGGCCATACCTCTGGCTCGACGCCACCTATCTGAAGGTGCGTGAGGGCGGTCGCATCGTGTCGGTGGCGGCGATAATCGCGGTGGCGGTCAACACGGACGGGAAGAGGGAGATTGTCGGCCTGCACATCGGCCCCTCCGAAGCCGAGCCGTTCTGGACGAGCTTCCTGCGTGATCTGGTCCGCCGAGGCCTCACCGGCGTCAAGCTGGTCATCTCCGATGCCCATGAAGGGCTGAAAGCGGCCATTACCCGTATCCTCAGCGCGACATGGCAGCGCTGCCGTGTTCATGCGACACGCAATGCGCTGGCCTACGTTCCCAAGGGCCAGCACACCATGGTCGCCGCCGCGATCCGTCAGGCTTTCATCCAGCCCGACCATGACAATGCCGTGCAGACCTGGCGGCATGTCGCCGACCAGCTCCGCGCCAGATGGCCCAAGCTCGGTACCTTCATGGACAATGCCGAAGCCGACGTGCTGGCCTACATGGCCTTCCCCGCCCAGCACCGCACGAAATTACATTCAACGAATCCACTCGAACGCCTCAACAAGGAGGTCAAGCGCCGTGCCGATGTCGTCGGCATCTTCCCCAACGAGGACAGCATCGTTCGCCTCATCGGCGCGGTTCTGCTCGAAGCCAACGACGAATGGCAGCTCCTGAGCCGATACATGCAGGTCGAGGCAATGGCCGAGCTAAACCCACCAACAATCGAAGAGGAAACTACACTTCAGATTACACCCAGAGCCGCCTGA
- a CDS encoding PHP domain-containing protein, which translates to MKKIDLHIHTKTSSQDKDFVFSEDNLKRYVRDAEIDCIAITNHNLFDRAQFEKITSILDILVLPGIEIDVEKCHILVLGDGRNLDAFAHACDLVEQRWKETGSPQRYEDFKSILGDLRQYIIIPHYLKDPGISPETLEKFEGHIHCGEVSSPKKFMACHKDPEMLVPVFFSDCRISDGLSNLPTKQTYVDCEEITFGTLRQVLKDRDKVSLSSSGGNSHFQIFPDGQKLSTGLNVVLGDRSSGKSYTLQKICEWFGPENTRYIRQFDLVARDEVEDERKFKDFLSAKTSLFSREYLADLQDAVGHMLEIDLKSDLDSVEKYVSSLLTYARDTSRHDAFSKATIYNEEPFQQKNLTGLETLIQSTKRLVSNVEYRSIIDKHIPVDALRALYVELMIAHGAQTQANLKRDWVNSAIQDIKAKLQRKSSTTSVTNVDLLRVATNKRAVAKFEELVKAARKPKMPLRKKKGSFEIVAQVGPFNGSGELKDLSRSQKGFSAAFKKYDKPYEFLQELRNIGSPVEAADFSRYLVKVEYKILNRDGLVASGGERSEFFLLDQIEGANSADVLLIDEPESSFDNHFLKSEVNEIIKEMSRKMPVVVVTHNNTVGVSIRPDYLLYTQKKVDGAEIQWRVFSGPPTSKRLVSTDGSELPTRDILLGNLEAGMKTYEERSATYEDLKD; encoded by the coding sequence TTGAAAAAAATAGATTTACACATCCACACAAAGACTAGCTCTCAGGATAAAGATTTTGTTTTCAGCGAAGACAATCTCAAGCGCTATGTGCGCGATGCTGAAATAGACTGCATTGCGATCACAAACCACAATCTATTCGACAGGGCGCAATTCGAGAAAATCACGTCTATTCTGGATATTCTGGTTCTTCCAGGAATAGAAATTGATGTTGAAAAATGTCATATCTTGGTCTTGGGCGACGGACGGAATTTAGATGCATTCGCTCATGCATGCGATTTGGTCGAGCAAAGATGGAAAGAGACCGGATCGCCGCAGCGATATGAAGACTTCAAGTCTATTCTGGGCGACCTCCGACAATATATCATTATTCCACATTATCTGAAGGACCCGGGTATAAGTCCTGAAACATTGGAGAAGTTCGAAGGTCATATTCATTGCGGCGAAGTCAGTAGCCCTAAAAAATTCATGGCTTGCCACAAAGACCCCGAAATGCTCGTCCCAGTGTTTTTCAGCGACTGCCGAATTAGTGACGGTCTTTCCAATCTCCCTACCAAACAGACATATGTTGATTGTGAGGAAATAACGTTCGGCACCCTTCGGCAAGTCTTAAAGGACAGAGATAAGGTATCTTTGTCGAGCAGTGGCGGGAACAGTCACTTCCAGATATTTCCCGACGGACAGAAACTTTCAACTGGACTGAATGTGGTGCTGGGGGATCGCTCTTCCGGAAAGTCTTATACACTTCAAAAAATTTGCGAGTGGTTTGGACCGGAGAACACTAGATATATACGCCAGTTCGACCTTGTTGCTCGCGATGAAGTCGAAGATGAAAGAAAATTCAAAGATTTTCTTAGTGCGAAAACAAGCCTTTTCTCTAGGGAATATCTGGCAGACCTGCAAGATGCGGTTGGCCACATGCTCGAAATCGACTTAAAGTCGGACTTGGACTCCGTGGAAAAGTACGTGTCCTCCTTGTTGACTTATGCACGGGACACAAGTCGGCACGACGCATTCTCAAAAGCTACCATTTACAACGAGGAACCATTTCAACAGAAAAACCTAACTGGCCTGGAAACGCTAATACAGTCCACAAAGCGCCTCGTCAGCAACGTTGAGTATAGATCAATAATTGATAAGCACATCCCGGTGGACGCACTCCGAGCGCTGTACGTCGAACTGATGATTGCTCACGGAGCCCAGACTCAGGCGAACCTAAAAAGGGACTGGGTTAACAGTGCTATTCAAGACATCAAAGCGAAGCTTCAGAGGAAGTCATCTACGACAAGTGTTACGAACGTTGATCTTCTGAGAGTTGCAACTAACAAGAGGGCTGTAGCCAAATTCGAAGAACTGGTGAAAGCTGCTCGCAAACCGAAGATGCCGCTTCGCAAGAAGAAAGGTAGTTTTGAGATTGTTGCGCAGGTTGGCCCATTTAATGGGAGTGGTGAACTAAAAGACCTTTCCAGATCGCAAAAAGGCTTCAGTGCCGCCTTCAAAAAATATGATAAGCCCTATGAATTCCTACAAGAGCTGCGAAATATCGGCTCACCAGTTGAAGCTGCTGACTTCAGCAGATACCTAGTCAAGGTTGAGTATAAAATTCTGAACAGAGATGGACTTGTTGCATCTGGAGGAGAACGATCGGAATTTTTCTTGCTGGACCAGATAGAGGGGGCGAATTCCGCAGATGTCCTGCTCATAGATGAGCCAGAATCGTCATTTGACAACCATTTTCTGAAGTCTGAAGTCAATGAAATTATAAAAGAAATGTCTAGGAAGATGCCCGTCGTCGTAGTCACGCACAATAACACTGTAGGCGTTTCAATTCGCCCTGATTACCTCCTATATACTCAGAAAAAAGTAGATGGCGCGGAGATCCAGTGGCGAGTTTTTTCCGGCCCACCAACGAGCAAGAGACTTGTCTCTACAGATGGGTCCGAACTGCCGACCCGAGACATACTTCTCGGAAATCTGGAGGCCGGGATGAAAACTTACGAAGAACGGAGTGCGACTTATGAAGATCTTAAAGATTGA